Below is a genomic region from Polypterus senegalus isolate Bchr_013 chromosome 13, ASM1683550v1, whole genome shotgun sequence.
AAACCACAGATGCGTGAAATAAATCACCCAAGTAGTCTGGTAGAGTGTAGGACATTAGGTACCTTCAATTCTCCACTCAATATTATTTTCGAAAATCTAGGttaataggattggtgagcttattggactgaatggcctgttctcatcataaCTGTTCTAATGTACTAATGAGCATTGTCTGTGATCATGAGATTCCATTATGCTGAAAATAGCTTATGACATAAAATGTATGGACAAAAAAGCAATGTAGAATAAAGCACATAATTGTGTAATTGAAATCTCAAAGGCAACCGTGATCAGTTTAATAGGGTGGATGTTGGGTTTTTCAAGTCATTTATGTCCTTTAGTAAACTGTCTTTTTAGTTTGCCCAGATGTCTTTCATTTCCGaagtgttttctcttttttattaggCTCTGTGAAGACTTAAATATGAATAGATTTTTTTCCTATAAAGATTTTAGCAAAGATTGTCATGAGTatcttacttttgattttttttttcttctaaattgaATTCatgtttcagtatttttaatgaaaattttagaTCATAAAATCGAAGATgtaatttatagttttatttttttgtgcttaagtaaacacaagtaaatagaaataaaaagttcATGTTTGCCTTTATATGAAATATGACAacatattccttttctttttataggtGAGAGCTAATGATTCTGATATGGGTCCAAATAGTGAGATTGAATATACATTTCACCAGCCCTCGGATGTTGTTCAGCGATTACTGAGACTTGATCATTCTACTGGTGTGATCTCCGTGAAAGGACTAGTTGATCGGGAAGAAATCACTCTTCTTCGATTTTATGTTACTGCAAGAGATAAAGGCCCTACGCCACGAAGTTCTAAAGTTTTAGTAACAATCACTGTTAAGGACTATAATGATAATGCACCCACTATTGAGATACGTGGAATTGGTCTGGTAACTCATCAAGGAGGCATTGCAAACATTTCCGAAGACACGCCTATTGGTACACCAGTAGCTTTGGTTCAGGTTTCGGATCGTGATGAAGGAGAAAATGCAGTAGTCACTTGTGTAGTGGCTGGAGATGTACCTTTCCAGTTAAAACCTGCCAGCGAATCTCCAAATGACAAGAAAAAGAAGTATTTTCTACAGACAACAACACCACTTGATTATGAAATGGTCAAAGACTACCGAATAGAAATAGTTGCTGTAGATTCAGGAAACCCTGCTCTGTCCAGCACTAACTCTTTAAAAGTCCAAGTTGTAGATGTTAATGACAATGCTCCAGTTTTTTCTCCTAATCTATTTGAAGTTGACTTTCATGAAAACAACCAACCTGGAGACAGAGTTTTAGATGTAGTAGCTACTGACGCAGATAGTGGGACAAATGCTGAACTAGTGTATTCAGTCATCTTGGATCCTGCAACCAAAGGTCTTTTTGATATCAACCAAAACACTGGAGAAGTCCGAGTAAGAAGTGAGTTAGACAGAGAACATCGAGAGCGCTATGAATTTCTTGTAGCAGCTGCTGACAAAGGGTCTCCTAGCCTAAGAGGCACTGCTACTGTTGTGGTGAAAGTTTTGGACCGCAATGACAATGATCCAAAGTTTATGCTCAGTGGTTACAGCTTCTCTGTTTTGGAAAACATGCCTTCTTTAAGCCCGGTTGGCATGGTAACTGTTATAGATGCAGACAAGGGAGAAAATGCACGAGTGAGGCTTTCGGTGGAACCAGATAATGGCAAGTTTGTTATCCAAAATGGAACAGGCACAATCCTTTCTAGCATTTCCTTTGACCGTGAAAAAGAGAGCACATATACTTTTCGACTCAAAGCAGTTGATGGAGGTGATCCTCCGAGGTCTTCATATGTTGGAGTTACTATAAATGTTCTGGATGAAAATGACAATGCTCCATACATTACACATCCTTCAAACTCCTCCTACACACTTCTTAAACCTGTCTCTAGCCCAGACACCCGTGTGGAAAAAGTGGAGGCTGAAGACCTAGACACTGGTCCCAATAAAGAGCTAATTTATAGTATTACAGGTGGAAATCCACATGAACTTTTTCGTATCTCTTCATCTGATGGGGAGATCACTTTAGCTAAAGAAATTCTCCGGAAACACATTGGACTCCATCGACTGGTGGTAAAAGTTAGTGACAAAGGAAAACCACCAAGATATGCTACAGCTTTGGTTCACATATATATTAATGAAACCATTAATAATATCACCCAGGTAGAAGCACTTGTGGGACATAGTTTATATACTCCATTAGACACAGACATTGCTGGGGATCCTGATTATATTCGTTCCACCCAGAGGAGCAACATTCTTTATGGGAGCCTTGCAGGTATTGCTGGAGTAATTGTTGTTATTGTGGTTGTGATGGTCATTCGTTATTACCTGCTGAAGGAAGCAAAGAGTGGTTACCAGGCAGGGAAGAAGGAAACAAAAGACTTGTATGCTCCAAAGCAAGGACCTAAAAGTAACAAAGGTAAAAAGGGTAAAAAAGGGAAAGCTCCCAAACCAGCAAAATCCttagaggaagatgaagaagctAGTCTTCAGAAAAGCTTGAAGTTTAACCTCATTAATGATACAGTTAATGACAGCCCCAGAATTCACTTACCTTTGAACTATCAACCTGGCAGTCCTGATTTGGGTCGGCATTATCGCTCTAATTCTCCCTTGCCCTCTATACAACTTCAACCCCAGTCTCCTTCTGCCTCTAAGAAGCACCAGGTTGTGCAAGACCTCCCAGCAGCCAACACATTTGTTGGGACAGGTGATAACAACTCAACAGGGTCTGACCAATATTCGGATTACAGCTACAAGGCTAATCCACCAAAATACAGCAACAAACAGGTAGGAGATCTCTTCCTAAACACAGCAGGGTTGGACAGAAACATTGCGTGGACTGATGAGGTGTGGTAGAGATGGACGTTTTTGTTCCGGaaggctttgtttttattttgtacttgagACTTCCTTTATTCCCATCCCTCCCTACCCTTTATAGtcgtgaaggaaaaaaaaaaaagattattattagCAATTATTTTTGATTCACCAAAGATGCCTGTTTATCCTTTCTCTATAATACTTTTTCTAAAGTGATTCCCCCTGTCCCCCACTGGTGATTATAtaccatattttatttatgtgtacTTTACAAACCAAATAATTAGCTTATTTCTATTCAGTATTGGAAGTATGCTCTTCATTGAAAAGAAGTGGATAattctttcttgtttttcttttgagaaATAATTGTTATCCTGGTGTTCACAATAAGGAAGGCGGAATGGAAAGTGATGTAGCGGTGTTGTAAGTTTATATTTGATGTAAGCACGTTTTCTGATTGATTGGTTTGATTTTGAGGACTAGTATAATACTTGCAGCATTTTCCTGGCTATTTGTTGTTCTTGAATTAAACATGTGaatagtttttgttttacttattaataagaaaaaatatgcagCTTTCTCAGGTTGAAGTTTAGAATGGCACACAATAACGAGCACTAACATATAATGAGAATTACACTGTAGTATTCCAAAATCCTTTCCTTTGAAAATTTACTATTTCATTAACTACTTCCATTTAAATCTCCCCTAAACATTTAATGATCATAAGGTTAAATGTATGGAGTGAGTAAATAATTTCAAACTTTTATCTCAGGTGCCTTTTCTTATCTAAGTGTATggaaattttatattaaaattgccAACTcgtgatttttatttataatataaaaagtgcTCTCAGGGCATTAGATttgagtatgtttttttttttttttgtgttttttttttgcttttctgtgaattattttgctgtaattgtttaataaaacatatcacctttatttttatgaaatgatTTGTGATTGCTTAGAATTAAGTGCCTTATTTAACAGTAACCTAAGCATGCTGAAAggaattttccaaaataaaatttactgtGAGCTGCAATATAACTTAAGCCCAAAAAATGAACATCGTTAGAATTTAAAGGTATAAACCATACTTAAATTGTGTGTTAAAGGAATATTTATATTGCGtaaataaatgatattttatCACTTATGTAAATATACTACCTATTACAGTTtgcttctcttttcatttttttgcattttgaagtgaggattttgaaaacagttatgttagagtactttttaaaaattttgctttCTACCTTTTGAGTCTGCTTGCAAATTCTGCCTATTCAAAGATGCCAAGACAGATGAATATCTGTACTGTATTTGTTGAAGACGTGTAATTGCTTTGACAGTTAGACCAAGATAACATCCTGTATTTTATTTCGtcgtttattttcttttgtttttatttatttatttttttataatgtgagttggcttaattgtttttttttttttttgcccatttaaTGTCGTAAGAAAATATTGTAACTTGTaaattgtatacttttttttttaacaaagtttatttcaataaaatatttttacattttgaattttattgttGTTGATGTCGGACATTCTGAATAATCTTGAAAAAATAGATAATATAGTGCTGTCTGCCTGTTGTATATATGCAGCAGTGTGTTACAGGACAGTAAAATAATCAAGTGAATATTCTGTTAATATTTGCTTTATTCTTGTCAGGTTTTTCCCCATTAAAcccattttgttttggttttcccaTCAGGCACATGGCTTTATATGGTTTTATTCTACTGGCTCTTCTCAAACACTGCACATTCATTGTTATAATGTATAAAGtgaatttgaattaatttcaaaaacatttttaaaatggtgggcattattttgttttgacttCATCTTAATTGTATACAAGATATAAAACAACATAGTTAACAATCTGCTACCTTTTTATAAAgtgttatgtatattttattacagtGCTACACCATTGACAATGTTGAATGATGTTTTCTGCACATTTTGACTTTGGATTTGAGATACTACATTGATATAagctttttaaaactttattcacTGGGGGTATGCTTACttttggctccagcaaacccccgtgaccctgtagttaggatctagcaGGTTTGTCCTGCAGTAGGGGATAGTTTTAGCACTAACTCCCTTAGTTCACAAATTAAAAGTTCTTAGTTCAAAacttaacaaataacaaaaaaaaaatgatcatctGCCAGAAATAGACATCCTCGGAATTTAATAAAGGTATAATAAAGGCATAAAGTCTAATCAGGGCTTTTTGGTAGATGCCAGTTTGCACTCACTTTAAAAGCTGAATGCTTCAGCTTTGGATTGACATCCGAATTTacgaaaggatttttttttctccgacCAAACTTCTAATTGCTCTTGCcaaattttgtgaatttctgggCTGTGATCTTGCTGCCATTGGCATTGGCTTTAAATTTGTGAACTTTGAACTACTCGGCTCTAAGCTTTTAAATTCACCCTCATCTAATCAGCTCTTCGATTTAATGAGGTTGAGTTGCCCACAAAATTTTATTAGAATCACCCTAAATTCTTGAGTTAAAGCATCCACAATGTTTTTACCAAGGATTGCACATCTTGCCAAAAATGCTCAAATTATTTTTTGGatatcaaatttttatttatttttttcaatctgaACTTAATTTTTGCAAGAAAAGAGTACTTCCTTCATATGTGAAATATGGACATAGtgtgaaaaatgctttgacaTATGTAAGAATAAGTCCTGTAAAAGCAAAGTCTGAAAATCTGAAGTTTGCAGATTATtaattcttaaacatttttgtaatgtagGAAAATGCTTTATGGTTCAAAGAGACAGGAGTAGAGCTTTTTTGACCAAAGTTCAAAGAGATAGGTGTAGTGAAACGTCATATAACCCTAAACTACAGTAATGTGTGGTGGTGGCCACCGAGTACTTCACCTCATTTGTCTCCCTCTTGAAACTGTCCCTGACTCTCTATCAGCTTCTTGGACATTGCTATGGGTTAAGAAAGCCTACAAGTAGCCACGGGACCAAATCAGCATTAAGTGAAAAAATTGCATCTGCGCATAACCTAGAGTGATGGCAACAGTCAGGACACCTACCGGAATTTGTagctaaaacaaaatatatctgTTTGCACCCTCATTACTAAGTGTTGTAATCCGATGGCACTTGAGCACATTGAAATAGGTACGTTATTAACTTTCTGGTGATGGGTCACGCAGACTACCATTTTAGAGTTTGTCAGAAACTAATTGTAACCACATCTAACTTGAGGTGAAATGCAAAAGCATTTTCTATCCAGTTACTTCTGTGAATATAGCAGAACAGGAAACAAAATCATGTAGGACATTTGTCAGCAATTGAAAGGTGGCCAGTCCTGACACTTGTCAAAATGAGTGGAGAGGCAATAGTGGATGTGTGTGAAGTTGACCTCCAACCTCCTTCATGAGACTTTTACATCCGGCTAAAACACTGGcattctctgtgcagtgtggtatGTCATCACTTCTTTTTGGGTCATTAGGAGCagccagttttctttttaaatatggaTTTGTAGCACACTGCATGGCAGCTACATAGATAAAAGTGAGTGGACACTGGAGACCCATTTTAATGCCAGGTGGAAATGTTGTcgttctcttcttctttcagctgcttccattaggggtcgccacagtggatgatctttttccatttctttctgtcctctgcatcttgctgtgttacacccattccctgcatgtcctctctcaccaatcAGGCTAAACTCTATAGAGGTACAATCTCTATATGTAATAAATATTACAGTGTGTCTGATAGCCATTGTGGGACATATAAAGCGTGTTAAGGGCCAGATCTGGTCCACGGGGCTTTGTGTTTCAAACCTGTGGTCTAACAAATAATTTTCAACTTTCAAAATCCTCTTCTGCAGCTCTCGCTACCCATGTGTGAATTGATGTCTTTGTTCTGTAGACAAATAGACAGCAATCATGAAAAACGTCATGCATTCAGTTTTTTTGCAAAATAGGATGAAGAATGTCAGAGATAAATACTAATGGAATTTCAATTATTTCAGTCATGGACTCCAGAAGGATTTCTGCAGGACTCCATGTTATGGAAGACTGTGCCAGCAGCTATGTTCATTATCACTATGAAGATGAGTAAAAATATTCAGagttaatttaaaattgctacaagtTACTCAGAACTACCTCTTCATGTTATGGAGTCAAACATCCGCATTACTTCTTACTCAATCAAAAAAATCATCCTCACTCGTTCTGTTTCTGCCACATCCTTGGCAAAAGCGACTTGGCATACGTTTTAAAACTCTAAAACTGTTGCACTTCATCATAGTTTAGCACTATTaaatcattttcctttttaatttcttccataTGTTTTTATAGTGTGTGCACATGATGCTCCACAGAAGTGCATAATAATACTGAGTCTTGATTGGCATTGTAAACTTTCAAAGAAGCAAGAAACCttggcttttttaaaaatgtacggATGTGCTTTACAAAGTACAATTAGTTTAGATTTATTAACTTAAGTACAAAGTATAGTAAAACTCTTATTTACAGTGTTTCACCAATATCCACACAACTGACACTTTCTGGTGATGTGAATCTAGCTACGTATATAAGCTATGTAAAACAGAACAGCACAGAATGTAATAGTTGAAAAGTAGTCCCCACCTCAACATGCTGGTTTCGTGGTCATGATTTTAGTTGTTTAAAACCATATATAAAGTCACCAGGAATGACATTAcaatgtttttcacttcaagtaATTATCACACAGCCTGCACCAAGTGAACAAAGCAAACCACGGAGGAAGAGTACATGCTGGAGGGTGGTGAGCTGACTGACGCAGAAGACCATCAATGGAGGAAAAGCAAagtaaatagtgttttttttttttttttaaaaaagtttgtacCATGTCACCAAAAGTACCATAGCAGAACTTGACTGTACCTGAGatgccattaaagaaaaaaaaattatatagttGACTGTGTGTGATTCAGTGTATGTGCAGGCattgcatataaacatatatggtTTAAATGTGCAGCTTCTCGTAGCACTGGCACACATTTTGATTCATGTACAGTTTCAATGGTTTAACAACAGATTAATACTCTAAAAATCTCATAACATACTGAGAGCTTGGCCACTGTATCGGACACTTGGCACACTTTCGTGCGGAGCATGAATGAATATAACCGTTGAGGAAACAGAAGTGGATAGATAAAAGGAGTTAAGTATGCAGCCCGAAATGATAGCAATTGGTGATGCACCAgtggaaaaaaatatcaaaagccACTGAAAGAGTAAGGAGAGTatcaagaatttattttaaaatgtgttgcttCCATTTTCCTTTTGTTGTCAGTAACATGCTTTGAAGGTGTGGAAGTAATGTTTTCTTAAAAGGTTTTCTGCTTCAAattggacatatttggtaagttttatatatatatgcatcactttagaacacaatttcctCAATTAATGAATTACCTCAATTATGAAGTAGTAACTTTCAATTGGGaaaatataaaacttaaacttttacTTTAATTGAATTTTCTCATAACATCTATTACATTTTCTGAAACATCTGAATCAACTTTTATAGAATTTAGTGCAGCCTCTTTACAAGATATATGTAAGTGATTTCTTTATCAAGTAACAAGGTACTGAAGAAGAGTGGGAACATGGTGCACTTTTTAAACTAATGAGCAATTGGATAGTGCTACTAATTAGAGAGGGAGAGAGGTTATAAAAATGTACACATGTTACAGAGGGGTCAAGGCAAAAATGTTAGAGAGCAACccgttatttttaaataaaaaaaataaaattctgaattAACATAAGCAGCCCTAATTTGGGGCGTTCACAAGAAacgtaatgatttacttcattagGCAGAAGtacacaataaacaagaatagttgtcatatatttgaaatattaaaatgcatgctTTACTTAAAATCATTAAAGTCTAAATCGGCGGTccccaactcctgtcctggagggcaccagtggctgcagggtttcattctaacccttttcttaattagtgcactatttttgctgctaatgaacttcttttgaattaatttaatttgacttataagatttgttcctctgaatttcttcatcgtttctctgagttgcttcatttctttccttaaacagcacGCAAACAGAAATggaatgtgaagtgagtgagtcaacagaagaccagcaaagtcagggcctcaaactacaaccaatttcactccaaccagttgctgaATCAGGCactgagtcttgtcgttaattaaacccgttctttaatttcatggcatgttgctgctctcattgtgcaatagcatacaattctgaaaatgttttggggacctgattagatcagcattcctgattccttcacctttctttattttcagatattatatgatggacacagtttgctggtcatgttttggttcattttctatatcattattgtttggctgctaattaaggaaaaagaaacaaagggtctgaatcttcaagagcaagtcaatttaGGGCTAATTCTAAAGatgttagcagcaaaaactgatcactaattaagaaaagggttagaatgaaaacctgcagcttctGGGGCCCtctaggaccagagttgggggccccggtctaaatattctcaattgtaacaGGCATTTTACACCCTGTGATAAAGGTCCTTAAGGGGGTAGTTATCAAGTGATGggtcaaaataacattttcataatcactgacattgaaatagtctaaaatgataaccCACATGcgtatgtttgaaatttgtcgtCATTAACCTTCTGGGAGTAGACCTTAGAGGGCTATCACCACTGGGAAAGAATTTGTGATCACCAATttcaaaaaagcataaaatgacacttcaCATGCATATTTTACCAATCTacgttttttttaagttttgtgaaaGTGAGTAAATTTGTCCTTTCATGGCCCATTAGGGGGCTGGTCCTTTAGGTCAGTTGATATAGCAAACTCATCTTCATGTTCTTTTGGttatttttgctgatgacacataaTGATTTACTCATTATTGTAAGGGTgtaattttctgcacaaaatatgaTCCAACATGGTCTAACAATTAGGGATTTTTTGGCTCTAGCAAAACCCCAAAAAGCTCGATGTCTCGCATAGGTAGATATCAAAATGAGTCAAACAGTGTATCATATGTTGGGGTTTTCTTATACCAATGAATCGGGATGTACCGGACAAAGAAAGTAATTCTTAAGAACACaatgttatttaaaaagcttTCCCTTGAGAACTGATAACAGGAACAGGCATGTTAAATGTTTTCccccctttctttttttctatatattgtagatctcattttctttcttttttttctattatacaAACAGTCATTCCTGGTCTGTCATTTACCTTCTACTGATCGATTTTAAAGTTAGCCTCTGACATCAAAGCAGAGACTGCACAAAGGAGCACTTTTTGATATTCTCATATAATGGTCTAAAACCTTAGATAATTAAATGGTAGCCAATTTGTCTTCAAACTTCTGaggattttgcattttttttttttttttatgaaatgtcaAAGGGAGTTCTATTTTTTGCTTTCTAGTTGAAGATTTTATGTGTCTTTCATGTAGTTCTTACTTTAAGATGCCACAGGTTAACTTTAATCTTGAAGGTAAATGCTGGTCCAAGAATGAGAGTTTTTGATGTTTCAAACCCACTACTGTATTTGTGGATGTTATTCAAACTATGACCTTCCTTTGCTGACCACACTGACATTGAGCCAAGAGTGAACAGGAATGGCTACTACCGTATATAGCGATCACATAAATGAGAAGTCCATCCTGCTTTTAgtcttttcacttttaaaatattatggcTCTCTAGCAGGATCAAGCAGGGCTTTTCAACATCATTAATGTTTCTCCCTTCATTAATTTTCACTTGCTCTACAAATgccaattataaaaatatatgtagtaGCTTTCAGTTATGATGCTGGTATTTTGCAATGGCTGCGTAGAGATGGTCAGataaatactttttcttttgaaaatagtTTCTTTAAACTCTTTTGATATCATGAAATCTCTTATTTACGAGAGAGCAAAGCAGGGG
It encodes:
- the LOC120542166 gene encoding protocadherin-1-like isoform X1 codes for the protein MSNTIRLPVVCRLLKMGLSSKSMLLLTILLVSCARTLGRILYKVPEEQPPNTLIGSLASDQGLPDSGHLYKLEVGAPYLRVDGKTGDIFTTETPIDRETLKECQNIFKGDPCILEFEVSITDLNQNQSPRLIEGKIEVLDINDNTPQFPSPILTLSIPENTHLGALFSISMATDKDSGRNGVANYELTPGTEGQGLFGLQVAEEQEEKQPQLIVMGNLDREVKDSYDLNIKVEDGGNPPRYSSALLRISILDANDNTPKFEKSQYEAELSENSAVGHSVLQVRANDSDMGPNSEIEYTFHQPSDVVQRLLRLDHSTGVISVKGLVDREEITLLRFYVTARDKGPTPRSSKVLVTITVKDYNDNAPTIEIRGIGLVTHQGGIANISEDTPIGTPVALVQVSDRDEGENAVVTCVVAGDVPFQLKPASESPNDKKKKYFLQTTTPLDYEMVKDYRIEIVAVDSGNPALSSTNSLKVQVVDVNDNAPVFSPNLFEVDFHENNQPGDRVLDVVATDADSGTNAELVYSVILDPATKGLFDINQNTGEVRVRSELDREHRERYEFLVAAADKGSPSLRGTATVVVKVLDRNDNDPKFMLSGYSFSVLENMPSLSPVGMVTVIDADKGENARVRLSVEPDNGKFVIQNGTGTILSSISFDREKESTYTFRLKAVDGGDPPRSSYVGVTINVLDENDNAPYITHPSNSSYTLLKPVSSPDTRVEKVEAEDLDTGPNKELIYSITGGNPHELFRISSSDGEITLAKEILRKHIGLHRLVVKVSDKGKPPRYATALVHIYINETINNITQVEALVGHSLYTPLDTDIAGDPDYIRSTQRSNILYGSLAGIAGVIVVIVVVMVIRYYLLKEAKSGYQAGKKETKDLYAPKQGPKSNKGKKGKKGKAPKPAKSLEEDEEASLQKSLKFNLINDTVNDSPRIHLPLNYQPGSPDLGRHYRSNSPLPSIQLQPQSPSASKKHQVVQDLPAANTFVGTGDNNSTGSDQYSDYSYKANPPKYSNKQLPHRRVTFSTANQSQDLQDPSQHSYYDSGLEESETPSSKSSLGPRIGPLALPEDHYERTTPDGSIGEMEHPENDLRPLPDVAMTGNCTRECTEFGHSDACWMPGQPSPNRKTKTTPKLSTFVPYQERGSQDRLSNGSPRLMEERNAKVTNLRFLPPYSAFSSTSHEPGKDSPMEEIPLTQASEFQQATTPSAQNSKREIYL